A section of the Oncorhynchus gorbuscha isolate QuinsamMale2020 ecotype Even-year linkage group LG06, OgorEven_v1.0, whole genome shotgun sequence genome encodes:
- the LOC124037917 gene encoding cyclin-dependent kinase 5 activator 1-like isoform X2, translating into MGTVLSLSPSYRKAALFEDGPATVGHYTAVQNSKNSKDAKSLKRQSLISVLPWKRIVAVSAKRKGSKKLPPDDGQKEPTIAATIPTSKTVSNVAATTKKNLLTGSKGGQATNAGTPKRVIVQASTSELMRSLGEFLCRRCYRLKRLSPTDPVLWLRSVDRSLLLQGWQDQGFITPANVVFLYMLCRDVVSSEVASERELQASLLTCLYLSYSYMGNEISYPLKPFLVEAEKEAFWDRCLEIINRMSGKMLQINSDPHYFTQVFADLKNESKKEEEKTRLLIGLDR; encoded by the exons ATGGGTACCGTACTGTCCCTCTCCCCCAGCTACCGGAAAGCGGCCCTGTTCGAAGATGGCCCGGCCACTGTGGGCCACTACACGGCAGTCCAGAACAGCAAAAACTCCAAGGACGCCAAGAGCCTCAAGCGCCAGTCCCTCATCAGTGTGTTGCCATGGAAACGCATTGTGGCAGTATCGGCCAAACGGAAAGGTTCCAAAAAGCTCCCACCAGACGACGGGCAGAAG GAACCCACCATAGCTGCCACCATCCCCACCTCCAAGACCGTCTCCAACGTTGCTGCCACCACTAAGAAGAACCTGTTGACTGGTTCCAAGGGGGGCCAGGCAACGAACGCGGGCACGCCCAAACGGGTGATTGTCCAGGCCTCCACCAGCGAGCTAATGCGTAGCCTGGGTGAGTTCCTGTGCCGGCGCTGCTACCGGCTGAAGCGTCTGTCGCCTACCGACCCGGTGCTGTGGTTGCGAAGCGTGGACCGCTCCCTCCTTCTCCAGGGCTGGCAGGACCAGGGCTTCATCACCCCAGCCAACGTGGTCTTCCTCTACATGCTGTGCCGCGACGTGGTCTCCTCCGAGGTGGCCAGCGAGCGGGAGCTGCAAGCCTCTCTGCTCACCTGCCTTTACCTGTCCTACTCCTACATGGGCAACGAGATCTCCTACCCGCTCAAGCCCTTCCTGGTTGAGGCTGAGAAGGAAGCCTTCTGGGATCGCTGCCTGGAAATCATCAACCGCATGAGTGGCAAGATGCTGCAGATCAACTCCGACCCACACTACTTCACCCAGGTGTTTGCCGACCTCAAAAACGAGAgcaagaaggaggaagagaagacaAGGTTGTTGATAGGCCTCGACCGATAA
- the LOC124037917 gene encoding cyclin-dependent kinase 5 activator 1-like isoform X1 produces MGTVLSLSPSYRKAALFEDGPATVGHYTAVQNSKNSKDAKSLKRQSLISVLPWKRIVAVSAKRKGSKKLPPDDGQKVSTEHTITNSQKLKKSQSCANLSSFTTQEPTIAATIPTSKTVSNVAATTKKNLLTGSKGGQATNAGTPKRVIVQASTSELMRSLGEFLCRRCYRLKRLSPTDPVLWLRSVDRSLLLQGWQDQGFITPANVVFLYMLCRDVVSSEVASERELQASLLTCLYLSYSYMGNEISYPLKPFLVEAEKEAFWDRCLEIINRMSGKMLQINSDPHYFTQVFADLKNESKKEEEKTRLLIGLDR; encoded by the coding sequence ATGGGTACCGTACTGTCCCTCTCCCCCAGCTACCGGAAAGCGGCCCTGTTCGAAGATGGCCCGGCCACTGTGGGCCACTACACGGCAGTCCAGAACAGCAAAAACTCCAAGGACGCCAAGAGCCTCAAGCGCCAGTCCCTCATCAGTGTGTTGCCATGGAAACGCATTGTGGCAGTATCGGCCAAACGGAAAGGTTCCAAAAAGCTCCCACCAGACGACGGGCAGAAGGTCAGCACTGAGCACACCATCACCAACAGCCAGAAGCTGAAGAAATCCCAGTCCTGCGCCAACTTGTCCTCTTTCACCACGCAGGAACCCACCATAGCTGCCACCATCCCCACCTCCAAGACCGTCTCCAACGTTGCTGCCACCACTAAGAAGAACCTGTTGACTGGTTCCAAGGGGGGCCAGGCAACGAACGCGGGCACGCCCAAACGGGTGATTGTCCAGGCCTCCACCAGCGAGCTAATGCGTAGCCTGGGTGAGTTCCTGTGCCGGCGCTGCTACCGGCTGAAGCGTCTGTCGCCTACCGACCCGGTGCTGTGGTTGCGAAGCGTGGACCGCTCCCTCCTTCTCCAGGGCTGGCAGGACCAGGGCTTCATCACCCCAGCCAACGTGGTCTTCCTCTACATGCTGTGCCGCGACGTGGTCTCCTCCGAGGTGGCCAGCGAGCGGGAGCTGCAAGCCTCTCTGCTCACCTGCCTTTACCTGTCCTACTCCTACATGGGCAACGAGATCTCCTACCCGCTCAAGCCCTTCCTGGTTGAGGCTGAGAAGGAAGCCTTCTGGGATCGCTGCCTGGAAATCATCAACCGCATGAGTGGCAAGATGCTGCAGATCAACTCCGACCCACACTACTTCACCCAGGTGTTTGCCGACCTCAAAAACGAGAgcaagaaggaggaagagaagacaAGGTTGTTGATAGGCCTCGACCGATAA